The DNA sequence ATTGAAGCTGTATTCGAAGATCTAGATCTCAAGCAGAACCTGCTCCGAGAGGTCGAGGCTGCTACCAGCACGGATACGATATTTGCATCGAATACTTCCTCGTTGCCGATTACGGAAATTGCTAAGGCGTCAACCCACCCGGAAACCGTGATTGGGATGCACTATTTCTCTCCTGTAGAGAAGATGCCGCTACTTGAAATCATTACCACGCCTGAAACGGCTGATTGGGTCACGGCAAGCTGTGTGGCGTTTGGTAAGAAGCAGGGCAAAACCGTCATCGTCGTTCGGGATGGCACAGGCTTTTATACCTCTCGTGTCCTTGCACCGTATATGAACGAGGCAGCATGGGCATTGAATGAAGGCGTAAGCATCGAGAAGCTCGACCGAGCTTTGGTAAACTGGGGCTTTCCAGTGGGTCCAATCACATTGTTGGACGAAGTGGGCATTGATGTAGGCAATAAGGTTGCTGGAATCATGGAGAAGGCATTTGGAGACCGTGTGAAAGCACCAGGTTCCATGACAAAGCTTCTCGACGATGACCGAAAGGGACGTAAAAACTCTCGAGGCTTCTATTCTTACCAATTCGGCAAGAAGGCTGGGGTGGATTCATCTGTTTATAAGACACTTGGAATCACCGTAGATGAGAAGGCCGGAGGCACGGAAGAGGAGCTGGCGTTGCGTTTGGTCCTGCAAATGGTCAACGAAGCAGCTTATTGTTTAGAAGAAGGTATCTTGCACAATGCCCGTGATGGTGATGTCGGTGCGATTTTCGGCCTCGGTTTCCCCCCTTACACGGGTGGTCCATTCTTTTGGTGTGACACCGTGGGCGTCGAAAACGTGGTTAAGCACCTCGAAGAGCACGCAGAAAAGTACGGTTCGCGGTTCAAACCAGCTCAAATCCTCATCGATTATGCGAAAGAGGGTAAGAAATTTCGCGGTGATTCCTAATGAGCGGACTCCCTGAGACGCTTCAGGGAACCCGTGATGCGTCGACTGTTGTTGTTTTGAGGGACCGTGACACCCTTGAAGTACTCCTGATGCAGCGTCATTCAAAGAGTGGCTTCATGGGTGGTGCTTATGTTTTCCCCGGTGGAAAAGTGGATGACACGGATTGTTTGAACCCCAATGACGCCTCTGAAATCCTTCAAAAACTAATATCTGCTCTCGATTCCACCCCAGGAACGGCTCCTAGCAAGGCTCGAAAAATGGGCTTTGCGGTGGCCGCATGTCGTGAACTTTTCGAGGAATCTGGGCTCCTTTTGGGTGCGGATCTCATTACGAGAAACAGCTCTGGTGCCACACTGGACCCTGCTCAGGGGCGTTCTTTTAATGAATCACTTATGGAAGTGGATATGTTTAAGGCGATCGAATCACTGCATTATTTTGCACATTGGGTGACTCCATCGTTCGAAAAAAAACGTTTTGACACACGTTTTTTTGTTGCACGAGCTCCTGAAGGTCAGGAGTTACGTCCAGATCCCAGAGAGGTGACGGACCTCGTTTGGCTCCCAATCCGAACCGTTTTAGAACGCCAGTCTCAAAATGAGATCGTTCTTCCTCCCCCAACACTTAAGATTCTTGAGGATCTCGTCTCGTTCGAGAAAGTGGATGA is a window from the Deltaproteobacteria bacterium genome containing:
- a CDS encoding NUDIX domain-containing protein, with product MSGLPETLQGTRDASTVVVLRDRDTLEVLLMQRHSKSGFMGGAYVFPGGKVDDTDCLNPNDASEILQKLISALDSTPGTAPSKARKMGFAVAACRELFEESGLLLGADLITRNSSGATLDPAQGRSFNESLMEVDMFKAIESLHYFAHWVTPSFEKKRFDTRFFVARAPEGQELRPDPREVTDLVWLPIRTVLERQSQNEIVLPPPTLKILEDLVSFEKVDEVIECTRHGEVQALMPKIVSGMENCSLTVILPWDENYELADGESLVYDPNLKPVLGDNSVSRIELFDGAWRTAKGVVG
- the fadJ gene encoding fatty acid oxidation complex subunit alpha FadJ (multifunctional enoyl-CoA hydratase/3-hydroxyacyl-CoA dehydrogenase/3-hydroxybutyryl-CoA epimerase; catalyzes the formation of an hydroxyacyl-CoA by addition of water on enoyl-CoA; exhibits 3-hydroxyacyl-CoA epimerase and 3-hydroxyacyl-CoA dehydrogenase activities: forms a heterotetramer with FadI; similar to FadA2B2 complex; involved in the anaerobic degradation of long and medium-chain fatty acids in the presence of nitrate), which translates into the protein IEAVFEDLDLKQNLLREVEAATSTDTIFASNTSSLPITEIAKASTHPETVIGMHYFSPVEKMPLLEIITTPETADWVTASCVAFGKKQGKTVIVVRDGTGFYTSRVLAPYMNEAAWALNEGVSIEKLDRALVNWGFPVGPITLLDEVGIDVGNKVAGIMEKAFGDRVKAPGSMTKLLDDDRKGRKNSRGFYSYQFGKKAGVDSSVYKTLGITVDEKAGGTEEELALRLVLQMVNEAAYCLEEGILHNARDGDVGAIFGLGFPPYTGGPFFWCDTVGVENVVKHLEEHAEKYGSRFKPAQILIDYAKEGKKFRGDS